The nucleotide sequence CGCGCAAACAACAGCTACACTACCAAGAAACTGGTGATCAAATAAGACCACCCATATTCTTACTTCAAAAAAAGGCAGCCTTCGGGCTGCCTTTTTTTGTTCAATACTATTCGGTTGGTGTTTAGAGAATTTCTTTCACTCGTTCGGGTGGCCTCCCTACAACTGCCTTGTTTCCCCGGATTACAATCGGTCGCTCAATCAGTTTTGGGTTTTCAAGCATGATATCAATCCACTCATCGTCGTTGAAATCCTTACCGCGAAATTTCTCCTTGTACACAGCCTCGCCCTTGCGAAGCAGGGCTTCAGGCCGCATATTAAGCCTGGCCAATAGTTTTTTGAAGGTATCCACATCAGGCGTTTCGTCAAGGTAAAGTCTGATGGCGGGTTCGTGGCCTGCTTCTTTCAGAATTTCCAATGCTTCCCTGCTTTTTCGGCAACGCGGATTGTGATAAATTTCAATTTCTGACATAACAATGTTTTTTTAGCTATTGGTTTTTGCAGAGCCTTGCTGCATGAGAAAAGCTTTGAGGAAAGCATCGAGTTCACCGTTGAGCACGTCATCCACATTACTGGTTTCTTCTCCGGTACGGACGTCTTTAATAAGCTTGTAAGGGTGCAGCACGTAGTTGCGAATCTGTGAACCCCACTCGATTTTCTTTTTTCCTGCTTCAATTTCGGCCCGGGCCTCATTTTTCTTACTCAGTTCCAGTTCGTAGAGCTGAGATTTGAGAAGTTGCAAAGCCTTCTCCTTGTTCTCAAACTGAGAGCGTGTTTCAGAGTTTTCAATGACAATCCCTGTGGGCGCGTGCTTCAATCGCACGGCCGTTTCG is from Cryomorphaceae bacterium and encodes:
- the arsC gene encoding arsenate reductase (glutaredoxin) — protein: MSEIEIYHNPRCRKSREALEILKEAGHEPAIRLYLDETPDVDTFKKLLARLNMRPEALLRKGEAVYKEKFRGKDFNDDEWIDIMLENPKLIERPIVIRGNKAVVGRPPERVKEIL